CCATCACTAGAAAAAACATTCAATGGGAAATAAGAGTCAAACCAAGCGAACAACGGCTTGGTTAACTTTATTCTTCCATTTGACTGCTAGATTAACTGGAATGTTGTACTTGCACTttagagctggaaatagaagacAAAGACACTTTGGGGGTCAGAGATGCCATGTGTTTTATAGGGGCAATTTCATGGGGTATTGTGCACTTTGAATGATGGTGAGTGGAAGACAAAGGATCCTCCACATTATTCCAGGATGGAAGTCCATTTCGCTGGAACTCTGCACGCTTTCAAAGACCTGAAACTACCCCCTAGTGCTGGGACTCAGCCTACCAGAAGGGCCAGAGGCACTGTTCACCTCTCCACCCAGTCCTCTCTTAGAAGGAGGAAGCAGGTATGTAGGCTGGTGGCAGCCCACAGCTGTTGATGCGCATCAAGTGATGAGTTTCTCAGCTCTTTACTGGGCTGCACATGGGGACCATCAATTTGATTCTTCACTTTCTAGAACGGCTTCAGCCAGGTACAGACAGTCCTGTCCTGCAGGTGCCTCTCCTTATCCTTCCTGTTCTAACAGCCTCTGGCGCGTTTCCATCACAATTTCTTCCATTATCTCTGGCTTTAAGATGTCTTTGatctgaaaaaaggaaaaaggcatttgacagaaaAGAAACCAACcataagcagatcaccaagccaaTCCAAACTTAGAAACCAAACACAGTTAATATAAACCTTCTGTATGCCTTTCCCTTACAGAGGCTAAGTGTTTCAAGATATGATCTGCTAGAATTAGCTTAATACATCAGCAAGATTCTATGGGATATAGCTGACAAGAACAACTATTCTGACATTCATTAAATTTGGGATGGGCAAGATGAAGTCCAAAGGGTTGCTGTCATAAACTAATCCCATCTGGAACGTCCATCTCCCTAAATCTTCAGGTTGATACTtttcttgttgtgtgccattgagttgattttgactcatagcaaccctataggacagagtagaactgctgtaatcttcatgagagcagatgaccaggtcttttctctagcAGAGGggttggtggctttgaaccatcaacctttcagttagcagccaagggcttaaccattacCCCACAAGGCACTGAGAATAATGCAAGTATCTAGGGGAAGATCTACCACATGCTCATTAAGGCTGCCCCTCAGACCAATTCATACTGATGGACATGGTAAAGGTATTTGGGAAGATGTACTTTGTGTCACTGTGGAAACACTGGAGCTGACGGATGAACACCTAATGCCTGCTCACAGGTCGGCGAAGAAGAGGGAAGCCCTGAACAGAGTACCTGATGTGGAAGGGACGCTTCATAGCAGTACAGGATACTAGTATCATAGAGCATCATCCTCTGAGTTACCATCAAGACAATGCAGTTCCGAAGCCGGGATATCACCTCTCGATCAGCAAGAGATACAGGCTACAAAGTGGATGCAAAGAGCaccaggaaggaaaaggaaatagaaaCAGGACCAAAATAAGTGAGTGGTCACAGTAAATCACAGAAACCATATGGTCGCTCTGGGACTCCAAACAAATCAAACAGCTAACCTCAAGGGAGATTAAAAAAGATAGTTTCTTCCATGGCTTTTCAGCTATTGCCAACACAACTCCGCCATCTCTGCCAACAGTCCCTTATTTCAACTATTCCAAAAAGAGAAGGCAATACAGTGTTCATGAACACACCTCAGTGGATATTCAAACTCACTCACACTATAGCAGTAATATAGTTTAAAAACACACCAATTATCAAGTGCCACTTCATCCCACCAAGATCAGCAGCGGGGTTTACTCACCTCCAGGTTTGCAATGAAGCCCCCTGCCTCTTCTTCTTTGTGCTCAGGTGTTGGGTAGATCCAGATGAAGCCATTGTTACCCAAAATCACTGAGGCACCACATGGCAAGTCATGGAAGTGAGTTTTCTGCCGTTTTACCAGGGAGGGGGAAACCTGGACCAACACACCCTGGCCTAGCTAAAAGAGAGAGATACACTGTAAGTTACTGAACAATCATCAGTGAGGAATGGAAAGTAGATTACATAGTAAGCATTCTCACAAAGAAAAATTCTAGATTCATAGATTTATACCTTCCAACAAAAGATAATTTTTAATACCCTTCTCTGTCGTTTGCCTTTGCAATCATTAATACATTCTAATCCAGGGCTGGTGAGCTGGCTTTTAGAAGCTGGAGCCAATGAGGGCTTGGGTTTGAGCTTCCTGTGGGCCAAGGAGCACTGTTCTGTTCCGTGACCCTGGATCATACCCTTAACCCCAACCAGCTATAGCGTACGTGAGATGTGTGCCCTGCCCCGGGAAGGGCAGCAAACGTAGGGCAGCTGCCCTGTCTCCTGTTTCAGGGACTTGAATGTTATTGGCTACAGCCACCCCATTAAGGGAGTTCCACCCAGAAAATGAAGTTTTACCCAGATAACGCCAAGAGACTAATCAATCATAATTTACTTTAGTAtgccatcatttaaaaaaataaataaacagcctCAATAATGTAAACTCATACAAGAAAAACAGTGAGATTTCATTTAGGCACTCAAGTGACAAATCAATCTTTCCTAGAAATAATATCCATTTTATTGATTAGGCATTTCTCTAGGGGCCAAGACTGCCCTATTTCATCAGGCTGAGACCTCCCTTTGTTCCAAGATCTGCCTCTCAGCCCTGGCCCCGATACAAACCTGCAGCACCTCTTGGAAGGAGCAGAGTGAGCAGAGCCTCCCAACACATGGTCACAGGGGTCTCTTCTTCTGCCCCCCCACAATCTCCTCAGTAGGAAAGGGATGAAAGTTGTCATCCTGTACAATGCTACTGACCCATGACCGTGTGAATCCTGACCTTCCTTCCTCTAAATTCTGGGAACACTGACACAGTGGGATGCCAGCCTTACATGCTTAACTTCTGAGGGTCTTTGGGTCAGAATTTCACAAGGGTTTTAGGGATTCGGAAATGGACTTGAAATCTCGGTCAATAAACAGGAATAGCAAGCGCCCAACTTACTTTTCCATATTTTAGACTCCTCGTGTGAAGAGAAACAGCTCCATCAGAGAACACTGCCTGGACCTCAGCCTGGCCAGGGTGATGAAGGAAAAAACAGCAGCTTTGGCTCCCTTCTCTCATGTCGCTTCCCTCACCCACATCCCTGGCCCCATTGTCTCCATCCTTTCCTTCTGTCTCTGAGAGTCCCACTGGGCTGACTTAGAGCTGGAATGACCCAAAGGACATCACTGTGACCTGACCTCTCCTCTCTGGATGTCATGAATTTCCTGATATGAAAAACACCTTTTCTAAGTCCTGGAATAAAAGTTAAACCATCATTAAGAAAACTTGAGTTTAGCCTATGCAGGGGCCACCATAAGTTACAAGACCCAAAGAAATGACTTAGCAGCAGGTCTGAACAGAGCTGGAGGTCAGCCTGAGTGAAGGAAACAGAGAAAGGCTGTGGCAGAGACCCCGGCACTTGGTCTAGGACTCAGACACCTGCCAGGACTATACATTTCTCCTGTCAGAGATACACAATTTCAGCCACATTTCCCAGCTCCATATAAAAGCATGAAGCTGCTGGAATGCAAGGTGCAGGATACACTGATAAGGTCCCCTTCCTGCAAGAAACCTCTCATTGCAAGCTCATCTTCCGCAGATCTTCTCCTCTGAAATACACAAAGAATGACGACATTACTTAAGTCAGATTCTCTCCATCTCTTCTCTTTCACTTCCTCTTGAGATCTTTGAAGCCAACCACAATATTCAAACACTAAGAACTATGTCAAGAGTAGATAACGTGTGCCACTCAAAGGAAACAAGAGTGATAACCACTACTTTTCAGCTTACAGACCTTTCAattcttcttcctctctccttccctcctctgatccatcccattgccatcgagtcgattccgacttatagcaaccctatgaataaTATTCAAATGCCTTACCTGATATTCAAAACCCTCCCAATCTAGGACAGCCTACTTTTCCACACTAACCTTGCATGACAGACCTCCATGCTCCAGCAGGACCAGACTACTTCCTACTTCACTGTATCTTTGCTCACACATTTCTCTTTATCTCAGAATCCGTGAACTCATCATTTAAATTCAATCCATCCTTCAAGGATCACCTCAGTGATCTACTCTCACTGAAATTAATTCATCCTTTTGTACAACTACACACTTGTATTTATTCTCCTACTGCCAGGTATTTGGATTCATTGTCTCATACCCCCTGCTagtctgtaagtgcttcaaggaaTCAATCGTGTCTCCTTTGCTTGGCATTTTCCACAGAACCTAACAGAGTAAGCCTCTATAAATATATGCTGGTCTGAAAATAAAGGTGAACCATGATATTTTACAAAAGACTACAGTTTAGTTACTGCAGTTGTCTGGAATAACCAAGTGCCACtcagttaacaaaaaaaaaaaaactaatctaaAAACAACTTTTCAAGGCACATCTTCACTGTGCAAAGTTGATATACCCAGAAAAGGAAAGTTGTTAGCACCAAGTATCTGGGACCTCTCTTTCCAACTTTATTTTAGGATTCTACCCCACAGACATTCCTGATATCACCACACACTGATTGTAGCCTACGCTGGGAGAACTAGGCCAGCTGAAAGACCTACATTTACATCCAGGCAGCAAATGTCACAGCAGACAAACAGGAGTAATAAAAGCAACCTCAGTGTAAAACGAAGTTCTCTAGTGGAACAGAGGGCCTCACAGCTCACCCTAGCACGCCGTACAGTAACCAGGACCTTGCTGGAGACCCTTACCAGCTCTCCTCCAGGAAGGTTCATGGATGAGAGAAGCAAGACCGAATCCAGCCTGGAGTTGGTCTCCACCTTCCATCTCTTCTGTTGAACCTACAAAGAAATTCCACACCTGGATATGTACTCCAGGGGCAAGTGCTCACATCTTAAGTGACTGATAATCCCAAATATAACAAGCCAAATGTTTTCATCAAAGGTCACACAACAGCCAAATGGAATGaatgcctcattaatataactacaCACAGAATGACTACGCCATTCATTAAATCACCAGCTTGCCTTTCGAAAATCAATCTGATATCAATTTTACCTCTGTGATTCTCCCCACTACAATGTCTCCTACTTCACCATTATATCTGAAagataaagcaaaaggtcatcagCGAACAGATTGTCTTACATGGCCAAGCACCATTTGAGATTTCAGTTACAACTGGATGAGGGCCTGATTAGGCACATTTGGCACACTTACCTAACTAGGCTGTTCAGACTTATTTTCAGAAATTGATAACGCCAAACATTCCTACATGAATAAATTCTCTGTTAACTATTCTTAAACAAACTACTTATTGCCAAGTGGTTTAATAAGCCTGAAATCCCTATTTTATTAGGTCAATGTAAAGGATAGAATGTTTTCCTGTGGGCTCTGCACCAGCcagaagaggaaaaaggagaTTCTGAGACAGGATGCCACCCAAAGAGGCACTGATGCCAGTTAAATGGGCCTACTCGCCACCTCTCCTACCCGATGGCTGCCCTTTCGCAGGCCTCTTTGCTCTGATTCTAATGATGATATGTTCCAATGCTCAAGGTCAGTCCCTGGGCCTCTTCACTTTTCAGTTCACACTCATCTCTTGGTAAGTTCATTCAATCTAATGGCTTTAAATACTGCTGATGACTACCCCACACACTCCATTTTAATGACTAATAGGCATTTTCAAATTTAACAAGCCCAAAACTAAGCTTGCAAGCAACCTCCTCTTCTCCTCTCCCCATCTCAGTAAGTGGTGACTTCATCCCACCAGATGctcaagccaaaaaccttggagaGGCATCCTTGATTCCTTTCTGTTTCTCATGCTCCATGATCAGTCCAGCGGCAAATCCTGCtagctctaccttcaaaatatatgcaGAATCAAATCACTACTCCCATTTCCACTTCTACTACTTCATTCCAAGCTACCCATTACTTCAGATGAATTCATCTTCCTAAATCTGCCCCGATTCCCCTTCAACTTCCTCATAGcagccagaccaaaaaaaaaaaaactcagtgccgtcgagtcgattccgactcacagcaactctataggacagattttattaaaatataagttGATCATGTCCCTCCTCTGCTCTACCCCTCCAATGTCTTCCCAGGTTACGCAAAGTAGAAGCCAAAATGCTTACAATGGCCTACAAGGCAAGCCAGACTGTCCTCCCACCTCAGCTCTCTCTCTGCCTGTATATGCTCCTACCGTCCCCCTCACTCACTGTTCCTGGGGCTAACCTTTACTTAGCCCTTCTAGGTACTAGGCTCTGTTCTAAGTATTTTACATAAATTCATCGCTTCGCTAAATTCTAACAAAAATTCTAGAAGGCAGTTTgtgtttttatcctcattttgcagAGGAAGTAACCAAGGCTTGGAAAGGTTAAGTAATGGGGGAAAACCTTACATACAATCTCCATACAATCTTTCTTACAGTCATGTTCAAAATCACAGACTCACAAAATGATAGGGCAATTGGGAGGAGGGAGACAGAATAGACTTGGTCACACAATATGTTGTCTCAAGAAAGAGAATACACACCTTTTGTCCTCACCTGGTTTTCAAAGCTTTCACACAAATCAACTTGTTTACTCTCTCCACAGAGCCAGCCACAGATGCTATGAGCTTCTCTTCCCCCATATACGTTCCATGACCCCTGTTGCAAGATACAGATACAAAGGATACTAGGGTAACACTTGAGGTGACCTCTCCCCTCAAGAACAATGTGTTCCTCAAACCTAACACGCTCCTTCTGCCTTAAAGCCTGGCTTTTGTACTGGTTACTCTACGGGCCTGCAACACTGCCTCTCCAGAGAGCTACACGGACGTCTCCCTCATCTTCGAGTCTGTTCAAACGTCACTTTCTCCATCTGACCTACCTCATTTAAAACAGTAATCCACTCTGCTGCCCATACCACCACATTCCCAACCCCATTCCAATGACCCTgctctgctttttgttttattattgcaCTTTCACCAAACATTCTgcacaatttatttatttgttgtgaTTACTTAATTATCTGTCTGTCCCTGTTAGAATTTAAACTCCGCCAGGACAGAgattttcattttgttcattGTTGTACCCCAACCGCACGTAATATAAATGTATCGAATGCCAAGAACGCAGGAATGAGTTTTAAGATTTCCGAGGATTCAATAACCTCAAACTGGGCAAAaagatggcgtagtggttaagtgctatggctgctaaccaaggggtcagcagttcaaatctgccaggtgctccttggaaactctatggggcagttctactctgttctgtagggttgctatgagtcgtaatcgacttgacggcagtgggttcggttttttggttttgggcaaaAAGGCAATGTTGTAAATGCTGTATTCCTCATATATGTACATGtgtctcccccaccccctgcaaaaaagaaacaaaccaaccaactaaAATGTTAATAGTATTTAAGGTGGgattatatagggtcgctatgagtcggaatctactcaagggcaatgggtttggttttttttttttggtttggtgggctctgtttctctttttcacattataatctcatttaatcctcactaccTTCCCAGATAGCTACTGTCATCACTATTTTACAAACGAGGAAATAATGTTTCAGGAGATAATGCCGCTAATAATAAATGATGGCAGCACGACTGGAACCAGGACCGTTTCACTCAAGAGCCTGCCCTGTTAACCATAACAAACTACATTGCCTTTAGGTCAAAGATTGTATATTCCGATGCATGTAGCACAATATATTTGTCTGCCTTAACCCAAACTACTGACTCCAAAACCCAGCCCCTGGTCCCAAGATGACACTGAGGGAGATGGAAGCCAAATCAGAAACGCCCACCGTTCTCCTGAAAACTGGAAAGAGGCCCTTGTTCCAGACTCTCCCCAGTTTTCCAGGTCTCCAACGAGGAAGGCTTAGAGATCTGGGCCAAAGGCAGAGGACTCGAGAGACCACGGCCACCAGAGGTCAGGAGAAAAGGGCTTCAGGGGGCTGAGACAAACGCGAACACACAAAACACAGAGAGTGAGAAGCCCGAGTCCTCGGAAACCCGGGGACTGGGGTGCTCTGGAGATCTGCGCTGAATGAAGGAAGGGCTTAGACTCTGCAGGCCGGGGTTTCGGATTAGTAGGCCACGTGCTGAGCCCTGCACTCGCTCACTGGAGTCCCGAGTCCCCCAGGTCCCTACATACCGCATGAAGCCCGTGTCTGTAGTGATCGTGTCTCCCGGCACTACCAGGTGTTTTTTAGTCTCGCGACCCAGGCTCTCGCTAAGAGGTTTGCGAGCCACTGGAAGTCTCATCTCCATCGCCATCTTGGCGCCAATGACTTGCGCAGGCGCAACCGGGCCCGGAGCCACGATATCCGTCCCCGCGATTCCCCGCGGACGCTCGCAGGGGCGGGGCAGAGCAGGGCCTTTGAGAAGCCGCCAATAGGCGGTCACGGGCTGGCGGCCATGTTGACTAGTGGCAACCCTTAGGTTAACTTGAAGGGAAAGAGGAGCCGAATTGCCATGTTTACTATTGGCAAGGCTGCGCCAGTGAAATAGCAAAGTTTCACGTTGTGTGACGCATGGATTTTTACCAAAACTGCCTCGTACACACTATCCCGTTTACTGTTTACCAGGCTTAGAGATGTTTGAGAAATGGACCTCTGAGTTTCCTGACAACTCTAAGCCGCTAAGAGTctggttcttttttttgtatgaaaGAATCTAGAAAGATCCATAGGTAAGATCTACAGAAAATAGTATTGGACAATAAGGAGAGCCCCTTTCCACATCGTTCCTAGTGGCTTATTTTACATTACAGCCAGTATTTTACATTACAGCCCCCGTGTAGGTTGCTGGTTCGGCACCAACCATCAACTCCTCCCAACGATGTTCCGCATTGTTCGCTGGTTTTCTACTTTCCTTGTAACGTTCTTTGAGTGAGCTGATTTACTTTAACATTTCTTTTGAAAAAACAAGAAACTGTCTTAAAAAAAACCAGTCAGACCTTGCAGGGCAGGTATGTTTGGCAAGGAGAGCAAGTGCCCACATAACACAAAGATTCTCACCTGTATTTATACTTCTTGTGAATTGGCgctttctgtgtgccaggcatcttTCTAAGGATGCAGCGAACATGTGTATGTGGCTTCACCTCCATGTCCTACTTAATGCGAGCATTTCCCTCACCCATTTTTCCTGCCCCCCACTATGCTCTCCCTGGCCCTTGTCCTTCATGGTTTATAGCACAACAAACTTGTGTTTCAGCCTCGGGAAATTGGAGATTATAATTCTTCATGCACagggaccattaaaaaaaaaaaaattttttttttttaaggattaaatggaAGAACTGCCTGCATTAGCCACATACTGCTTGCTCTACTCAGTAGATCAGGCCC
This DNA window, taken from Loxodonta africana isolate mLoxAfr1 chromosome 9, mLoxAfr1.hap2, whole genome shotgun sequence, encodes the following:
- the EXOSC2 gene encoding exosome complex component RRP4 isoform X2 is translated as MAMEMRLPVARKPLSESLGRETKKHLVVPGDTITTDTGFMRGHGTYMGEEKLIASVAGSVERVNKLICVKALKTRYNGEVGDIVVGRITEVQQKRWKVETNSRLDSVLLLSSMNLPGGELRRRSAEDELAMRGFLQEGDLISAEVQAVFSDGAVSLHTRSLKYGKLGQGVLVQVSPSLVKRQKTHFHDLPCGASVILGNNGFIWIYPTPEHKEEEAGGFIANLEPVSLADREVISRLRNCIVLMVTQRMMLYDTSILYCYEASLPHQIKDILKPEIMEEIVMETRQRLLEQEG
- the EXOSC2 gene encoding exosome complex component RRP4 isoform X3 codes for the protein MAMEMRLPVARKPLSESLGRETKKHLVVPGDTITTDTGFMRGHGTYMGEEKLIASVAGSVERVNKLICVKALKTRYNGEVGDIVVGRITEVQQKRWKVETNSRLDSVLLLSSMNLPGGELRRRSAEDELAMRGFLQEGDLISAEVQAVFSDGAVSLHTRSLKYGKLGQGVLVQVSPSLVKRQKTHFHDLPCGASVILGNNGFIWIYPTPEHKEEEAGGFIANLEIKDILKPEIMEEIVMETRQRLLEQEG
- the EXOSC2 gene encoding exosome complex component RRP4 isoform X1; protein product: MAMEMRLPVARKPLSESLGRETKKHLVVPGDTITTDTGFMRGHGTYMGEEKLIASVAGSVERVNKLICVKALKTRYNGEVGDIVVGRITEVQQKRWKVETNSRLDSVLLLSSMNLPGGELRRRSAEDELAMRGFLQEGDLISAEVQAVFSDGAVSLHTRSLKYGKLGQGVLVQVSPSLVKRQKTHFHDLPCGASVILGNNGFIWIYPTPEHKEEEAGGFIANLEPVSLADREVISRLRNCIVLMVTQRMMLYDTSILYCYEASLPHQVLCSGLPSSSPTCEQALGVHPSAPVFPQ
- the EXOSC2 gene encoding exosome complex component RRP4 isoform X4, with amino-acid sequence MAMEMRLPVARKPLSESLGRETKKHLVVPGDTITTDTGFMRGHGTYMGEEKLIASVAGSVERVNKLICVKALKTRYNGEVGDIVVGRITEVQQKRWKVETNSRLDSVLLLSSMNLPGGELRRRSAEDELAMRGFLQEGDLISAEVQAVFSDGAVSLHTRSLKYGKLGQGVLVQVSPSLVKRQKTHFHDLPCGASVILGNNGFIWIYPTPEHKEEEAGGFIANLELK